GCGCTGCCCCCGGCGCGGGCTCGCAGTTCAACGGCCTGCTGGGCCGCTCGGTGGGCTCGGCCAACCGCGCCGGCGACCTCAACCCCGAAGACATTGAAAGCATCACGGTGCTGAAAGGCCCCGCCGCCGCCGCCCTCTACGGCCTGCGCGCCGCCGGTGGCGCCGTGGTGATTACCACCAAAAAAGGCGTGGCCGGCCGCACCACTCTCAACTACCGCACCCAGTACTCGGTAGACGAGGTGAGCCGCCTGCCCAAGATGCAAGACCTGTACAAGCGCGGCTCCAGCGGCATCACCGACCCCACCACGCGCATCTCGTTTGGCCCCCGCTTTTCGCCGGGCGAGCAGGTGTACGACAACGTGGGCAACTTCTTCCACAAGGGCCACAACTTCCAAAACTTCCTGAACATGTCGGGCGGTTCGGACAAGGCCAGCTTCTTTGTGTCGGCCTCCAACCTGCAGCAATCCGGCGTAGTGCCCGAAAGCAAGTACGACAAAACGACGGTGCGCCTGTCGGGCACGGCCGAGATTTCGCCCAAGCTCAAGGTGAGCGGCGCGGCCCAATACCTGACCACGGGCGGCGAGCGGCCCATTCAGGGCCCCGGCCTGTACCAGTCGTCGGGCGGCTTCCTGCTGAGCTTGCTCAACTGGCCCCGCGATGACGATGCCCGCAACTACCTCAACCCCGACGGCACCCGCCGCCGCCTGCTGGCGCGCGGCAACGGCACCGACGCCGACGCCGACAACCCCTACTGGACGGTGCAAAACAACCCCCAGACCGACCGCACCAACCGCTTCATCGGCAACATGCAGCTCAGCTTCAAGCCGTTTAAATGGGTGACGTTGAGCCACAACATCGGCACCGACCTGTACACCTCGCGCACGACTTCGGTGCGCGCCGTGGGCACTTCGCAGATTGGCAACCAGAACGGCGGCCTGGCCGAAACCGTGGACCAGTTCCGCCTGACAACCGCCACCACGCTGGCCAGCTTCACCCACGATTTCAACGACAACTTTGGCGGCGCGCTCGTGTTGGGCAACACCATTGAAGAGAACCAGGACCAGGCCGTGGACTACCTCGGCCTGATTTTCCAGAACCCCACCTTCGTGGGGCTCAACAACACGGTGAACCGCAACGCATTGCAGCGCGATACCAAGCGCCACCTCATCGGCAACTTCGCTCGCCTGAACCTGACGCTGCTCGACCAGCTGTTTCTGGAACTGCAGGCCCGCTACGACCAGTCGTCGACCCTGCCGCGGCCCGATGAGAACAAGATTTACGGCAAAGGCTTCCTGTACGGCTCGGCCGGCCTGGGCTACGAGTTTACCAAAACCTTGGGCCTGGAGCAGAACAACATCCTGAACTACGGCAAGCTGCGCGCCTCGATAGCCGAGGTAGGCAAAGACACTGGCCCGTACCGGGTGCAGTCTGCCCTGGCTCAGAACACCTACATCGGCGGCGGTTTCCGCAACGACTTCTTTGGCTCGAACCCCAACCTGAAGCCCGAGCGCACCCGCACCTACGAAGCCGGCGTGAACCTGCAGTTCTTCAAGAACCGCCTGGGCCTGGACTTCAACTATTACTACTCGCGCACCAAGGACCAGATTATCGCGCCCCGCGTGAGCCAGGCGGCCGGTTTCATTCTGCAGTACATCAACGGCGGCATCGTGACCAACGAGGGCCAGGAAGTTTCGCTGACCGGCACGCCCGTGAAAACCAAAGACTTCTCCTGGGACATCATTACCAACTTCTACCATAATACCAACCGCGTAGAAGAGCTGCCCTTCCCGCTCACGGTTATCTTCCAGTCGGATGCCTTCATCACGGACGTGCACGAAGGCGGCGCCTTCCCGGGCCGCCCCATCACGGGCCTCGGCGCCACCGACTTTGTGCGCGTAACCGACCCCAACAGCCCCGATTACAACAAGGTCATCATCGGCAGCACGGGCTACCCTTCGGTTAACACCAACTTTACTTACGCTGGCAACCGCGCGCCGCGCTTTACCACCCAGCTCACCAACACGTTTACCTACAAAGGCTTGTCGCTGACTTCGCTGCTCGACTTCCGCGTGGGCGGCGTGGTAGTGAACGGCAACGACTGGTACCAGACCGGCGTGGGCACCTCGCCCCGCACCGCCGACCGCTACAAGCAAGTGGTGTTCGACGGCGTGGTGAAAAACGCCGACGGCACTTACTCGCCTAACTCGCGCCCCGTTGAGCTGACCCAGACGTACTACACCAGCATTCTGGGCCGCACGGGCACCGCCTTCGTGGAAGACGGCTCGTGGGCCCGCCTGCGCTACGTGACCATGAGCTACGCCGTACCCGCGACGTTCCTGTCCCGCACCGGCTTCATCAAAGGCGTGGAGCTGAGCGTGACCGGCCGCAACCTGGTGCTGCTGACCAAGTACAGCGGCGCAGACCCCGAAACCTCCGCAGCTGGCGCCGGTGTGCGCGGCGGCGGCTCGAGTGGGTTTGACTACGGCAACGTGCCCGCCACGCGCGGCGTGGACATGGCTGTGCGTGTGAATTTCTAATCGACGGCTAGCGCTGTCCTTCCTGCTATTATATGAACCTGAAACATTTTTTGATGGGCCTGGGCTTGCTGCTGAGTGGCAGCGCCCTTACGTCGTGCGAGAAATTCCTCGACGTAAACGACAACCCCAACAACCCGGTGGTTTCCACCCCCAACTTCGTGTTGCCGGGCATTATTTCCAACGGCCTTCAAACCCAGATGTTCACGTCGCTGCGCGTGCCTTACATCACGCAGTACGTGGTAAGCCGCACCGCCAACAGCGGCGGTAACGACCAGTACTTCTTTACCAACGCCCAGAGCACCAATACCTTCAACTACTCCTACTATCAGTCGGGCGGCAACATCCCCGGCATGATAAAGACGGCTCAGGAAGAAGGCTCGCCGTATTACGTGGGGGCCGGCAAAATCATGCAGGCTCTGATTCTGGCGCACGCCACCGACATGCTGGGCAACATTCCGTACTCGGAAGCCTACCAGGGCGGGGCCAACTTCACGCCCAAATACGACAAGCAGGAAGATATCTATAAGGTAATCAACCGGCTCTGCGACGAGGGTGCGGTAGAAATGGCCAAGCCCGCCAGCGCGGAGTTCCGCCCGTTCTACAGCACCAACCCCAGCGAAAGCGGCGACATTCTCTACAAGGGCGACCCCCTCAAGTGGCAGCGCCTGGCTTATGCCCTCAAGGCCCGCCAGGCCCAGCACCTCACCAAGAAAGCCAGCTACGACCCCAAGGCGGTGCTGGCTTTGTGCGCCAATGCCTTTAAGTCGTCGGCCGACGATGCCCAGATTCAGTTCCAGGTGGCCGCGGCCCCGCTCGCGGGCACGACCAACATCTTCGGCACCACACGGTCGAATTTCGGCGGCGCTACGTTCTCGACCAACTTCATCAAGTACATCAACGGCACCACCTTTCCGGGGGTAGTCGACCCCCGTTTTGGGGTGATAGCGCCGACCACCAGCACCGGCGCCGCGCCCGGTGCCGGCACTAGCTCCACCGCCAACCTGACGCCTGGCTCCACGCTCACCGACTTCTACGGCAGCTGGTACGCCCGCGACCTGGGATACTACGAGGCCATTACTTACCACGAGGTGAAGTTTATTGAAGCCGAAGCCGCTTTCCGGGCTGGGGATAGAACCTTGGCGCTGAGCTCGCTGAAAGAAGGCATCCGGGCGCACATGAAGAAAATGAGCGGGGGCGGCACCTTCGCCGCTCCGGCCGTGACGTTTCCCGTCATCACCGACGCGCAGATTGCCGCCTACCTGGCCAGCGCTGCCGTGCCCCAGTCCGAGAATACTCTGACCCTCCGGTCCATCATGGAGCAGAAGTACATTGCCATGTTCCTCAACCCGGACTCGTGGTCTGATTTGCGCCGTCTCGACTTCGACCCCCTGATTTATGTGAACTTCCAGTACCCGACCTACAGCGGCAGCGGCACCGGCCCACTGGCCGGCAAATACCCCCGCCGCCTGCTGCCCGGCGCCACCGAAGTGACCGTGAACCCGAACGCCGTGGCCGGCCTCTACTCCGAAGTGGGTGCCACTTCCGACCAGGACTACGTGACCAAGCCGCTGTGGTTTGACATGCCCTGAGGCTCCCCGCGGCCAGGCCGCGCTTTCCTTTTCCGGCTTTCGGGCCTCACATAACTGACTCTGTTTATGAAATCATATATACCGGCCCGCACCACGCTGTGCGGGCTACTCGCTCTGGCCGTGCTGGCCACCGGCTGTAAAAAAGAGCTCGACGATTTTTACACCCCCGCCGGCGACACGGGCTTTGCGTCCATCACCCTGCCCAACCTCGCCGTGAACACCAAGTACGCGGTGGGCGAAACCATTCCGATTTCGTTGGGCTACAACGCGGCCGACCAGCTCAAGAGCGTCTCTGTTTTCCAGGTAATTAACAAAACCGACTCGGTAACCACCGGCACGTACAACGCCGGCGGCACCCTGAATACCGCCCTGGGCCTAACGGTGCAAACGGTGCCCTACGTGGTGCCGAACGTGGCCAATGGCCTGCCCGTGCGGGTCGACGTCATCTCGACGTTTGCCAACGGGGCTACGCGCCTGCGCCGCTTCACGTACAACGTGGCCAACAACCCCACGCTGAAATTTGGGGCCACCCCGGCTACGTACCGCAACGGCCTGGCCGCCGCGGCCCAGAGCGAAAACGACCTGATTGGCTACTCGCTGATTATTAACGAAAACGGGGTCTCGACCTTCCCGCCGCCCACCGCTACGCCCACGGCCCAGCTGTTTAAAGCCGTCGACAGCCTCACGTACTTCTCCCGCATTGGTACGGGGCCGCTGGTTCGCCAGGGCGTGGTGAAAAACCCCACCGCCGGCGTGACCAACACCCGCACGGTTGATGTGAAAGTACCGGCCGGCAGCAACGGGCAGGCGGTTACGTTTGCCTTCACGGCATACGCTCAGGCTGGTTCCACTACACTGGTTTCGGCCCCGGTGAATGTGGGTACGCCCACGGCCCTTGCCACCTCGCGCCTGGGCCGGGTTAGCTTCGGCGCCGGCTCCACGCCCGACTCGCTGGCCTTCAACCTGAAGACCGGCCTGAACGAGCCTTCCGCCAGCCCCGTAGCCGGCAAAGACCTGCAAGTGAGCGGCCTGAGCGCTACGGGTAGCCTCACCTTGAACGCGCCCAACACCACGCGCTACTACAAGCTCACCGCCGCGCAACTGACGGCCAACCCGTATGCGACGGCCACGGCCAATGCCATCGGCAACCTCGTCTTCCAAAACACGCTCGTGGCTGACCTGGGCACTGCCACCGCCGGTGACGTGTACGCCGTGAAAGTGCGCGGCACCAGCGAAGTCATGCTGCTACGCATTCAGGCCGTGCGCCCCAGTACCAGCGGCGGAATCGGTAGGGTAAAGTTTGAATACCGCTCCCTGTAAGCGCGAAACAGCAAACCGCTCAGATTCGGTAGTCGCTGAATAGATTGAAAAAAGGGCCACTTTCCTCGTTGGAAGGCGGCCCTTTTTTATGCTAAGCCAAGTGCTGTTTGGGGTAGTATACAGAACGGTGTAGAGACGCGACACTTCGCGTCTCCTCATTGAACGACACTCCAACGATTCTTTAACGGCGCGGACGCCGAGACGCGAAGTGTCGCGTCTCTACACCGTTCAGGCATGGTGTTACTCCAGCTTGTACCACTCCAGCAGCCGCAACAGCACGCCGTTGGTCCAGCCGAAGCCGTCCTGCAAGGGGTACTCGCCGCCCCCGGCGGGCCGGTTTGGGTTCACCACGTCGTATTTCTCTAACAGCTTCCCGGTCTGGGTGAACACGCGGCGGTTGAGCCCAACCCAGCGGCGGGCTACGGTGTCGGCCAGGGGCAGCTGCTGATACCGCCGCAGCCCTTCGATGGCCAAGTACTCCAATGGGGCCCAGCCATTGGGCGCATCCCACTGCTGGCCGGTTTTGCTCAGGGTGGTGACCAGCCCACCGGGACGGAGAAAATTACCTTTCAGCTCCTTGGCCACCCGGGTAGCCTGAGCCGGCGTAGCCAGCCCAAAGGCCAGCGGGTACACCCCCGCCAGCGTGCGCACCGCCGAGCGCTGGCGCTTAGCCCAATTGTAGTCCTGAAACCAGCCCAATTTGCTGTCCCAGCACAAGGCCAGGAGCGCGGCCCGACGTCGGGTGGCTTTGGCGGTATAGTCGCGGGCTTGCACGGGCTGGCCCGCCACGCGGCAAGCTTCGGCTAGGGTTTGCTCCATTTGGTAGAGCAGGCAGTTGAGGTCCACGGGCACGAGGTCGGTGGTTTGGATGGTGGCCAGCCCACCGCCAGGCTGGAACCAGCGGCTGCTGAAATCCCAGCCGGATGCGGCCGCGGCGCGCACGTTGCGGTAGAACTTGGCCGGCGCCTGCTTGCTGAGCTTGGCGGCTTTCACGTCTTCGGCATAAGATTCTTCGCGGGGCTGCGTGCTTTCGTCCCAATACCGGTTGAGCACGGCGCCGCTGGGCAGGCGCACCACGCGGTGGGCGGCGGTGCCGGGCGCCAGCTGTTCGGCCCCGAGCATCCAGTACTTATACTCGCGCTCCAGGGCCGCGCGGTAGCGTAGTAGCATCCCGTTGCCCTGGTCCTTGGCAATCAGGTTGACCATGCTGGCAAAAAACGGCGGCTGCGAACGGGTGAGGTAGTAGCTGCGGGTGCCGTTAGGCACGAAGCCGTAGCGGCTTATCAGGAACGCAAAATTGTCGGTAAGGTCGTGTAGAAGCTGCCCTTTTCCGGCTTCGGCCAAGCCCAGCATTGTGAAGTAGGTATCCCAGTAATACATCTCGCGGAAGCGGCCCCCGGGCACGATGTAGGGTTTCGGGAGCGGCAGCAGGGAGCGGAAAGCAGCCAGCGAATCGTTGGGGTCGGCGGGAGGGGCGGCGGGCCGGGCCAGCACCGTCCAGAGCGTATCGAGCTGGTGCCGCAGGCCAGCCTGGACATTGCTGCGGAAAGTGGCTACGCTATCGGTTGGCAGCACGAAGTGCGTTTCCACAAACGCCTTGAGCTGAAAGCCGGGCTTGCTTTTCTCGCGTTGCCACGCGGCCAGTATGGTGGCCGGGCGCTGCCGAGGCGCCGCATCAACGAAGGTTTTGCCGTCGCGGAAAATCCGGCCCAACTGCACGGCCTCAAACAGGCCCGGAAACAACTGCCGAGGCGATGCTGGCTTGGGTACCGTGGCCGGAGCCGCCGCTTCTGCCACGGGTTTTGGCACCGTCTTGGGCGTCGCCGTTTCGGTTTGCGCGCGGCCAGCCAGCGGCAGAATACTTAGAAACCCGAGCAACCAGCCGAATAATTTTGTGCGCATTGATGATGTTATAGGTTATTACAAACGCTGCAGGCGCGGCCTTGATATGTCTTCTACAGCAGCATATAAATGGGTACGAATTCCCGGCAAAAAGAATATACTTTTCTTGGTGCTGGTTGGGCTAAGTATCAATTTGGGCGTGGCAGCAGCAACGCTCTCAGGAAACTAGCTCAATAAAAAACGTCATGCGGATTGCTGCGCAGCAGTTCGCTCGCGCCTCTTGTCATGCAGAGCGCAGCGAAGCAACTTATCAGGTGCGAACGAGTCGTCCAACGGTGATAAGATGCTTCGCTGCGCTCTGCATGACAGCCGATTTAATTCCTGCCCCGAGTGTGATGCTTGGCTACGCCGACCTTCGATTTATTCTGCTT
This region of Hymenobacter sedentarius genomic DNA includes:
- a CDS encoding SusC/RagA family TonB-linked outer membrane protein — encoded protein: MKKNYWLLLLLLDVLLAPPGWAQTVRAVTGVVTSATDQTPLPGVTVLVKGTTTGSTSGSDGRFSVQAAPGATLVFSFIGYAPQERAVPADGSVDVALKESTTGLEEVVVTGYGLAQAKRELVTAVQEVKSKDIIDSRQTNVVNALQGKVAGVNITSSGGAPGEGSGIIIRGGTSLDGDNQPLFVIDGMIMDNGSFSESAAPGAGSQFNGLLGRSVGSANRAGDLNPEDIESITVLKGPAAAALYGLRAAGGAVVITTKKGVAGRTTLNYRTQYSVDEVSRLPKMQDLYKRGSSGITDPTTRISFGPRFSPGEQVYDNVGNFFHKGHNFQNFLNMSGGSDKASFFVSASNLQQSGVVPESKYDKTTVRLSGTAEISPKLKVSGAAQYLTTGGERPIQGPGLYQSSGGFLLSLLNWPRDDDARNYLNPDGTRRRLLARGNGTDADADNPYWTVQNNPQTDRTNRFIGNMQLSFKPFKWVTLSHNIGTDLYTSRTTSVRAVGTSQIGNQNGGLAETVDQFRLTTATTLASFTHDFNDNFGGALVLGNTIEENQDQAVDYLGLIFQNPTFVGLNNTVNRNALQRDTKRHLIGNFARLNLTLLDQLFLELQARYDQSSTLPRPDENKIYGKGFLYGSAGLGYEFTKTLGLEQNNILNYGKLRASIAEVGKDTGPYRVQSALAQNTYIGGGFRNDFFGSNPNLKPERTRTYEAGVNLQFFKNRLGLDFNYYYSRTKDQIIAPRVSQAAGFILQYINGGIVTNEGQEVSLTGTPVKTKDFSWDIITNFYHNTNRVEELPFPLTVIFQSDAFITDVHEGGAFPGRPITGLGATDFVRVTDPNSPDYNKVIIGSTGYPSVNTNFTYAGNRAPRFTTQLTNTFTYKGLSLTSLLDFRVGGVVVNGNDWYQTGVGTSPRTADRYKQVVFDGVVKNADGTYSPNSRPVELTQTYYTSILGRTGTAFVEDGSWARLRYVTMSYAVPATFLSRTGFIKGVELSVTGRNLVLLTKYSGADPETSAAGAGVRGGGSSGFDYGNVPATRGVDMAVRVNF
- a CDS encoding SusD/RagB family nutrient-binding outer membrane lipoprotein — protein: MNLKHFLMGLGLLLSGSALTSCEKFLDVNDNPNNPVVSTPNFVLPGIISNGLQTQMFTSLRVPYITQYVVSRTANSGGNDQYFFTNAQSTNTFNYSYYQSGGNIPGMIKTAQEEGSPYYVGAGKIMQALILAHATDMLGNIPYSEAYQGGANFTPKYDKQEDIYKVINRLCDEGAVEMAKPASAEFRPFYSTNPSESGDILYKGDPLKWQRLAYALKARQAQHLTKKASYDPKAVLALCANAFKSSADDAQIQFQVAAAPLAGTTNIFGTTRSNFGGATFSTNFIKYINGTTFPGVVDPRFGVIAPTTSTGAAPGAGTSSTANLTPGSTLTDFYGSWYARDLGYYEAITYHEVKFIEAEAAFRAGDRTLALSSLKEGIRAHMKKMSGGGTFAAPAVTFPVITDAQIAAYLASAAVPQSENTLTLRSIMEQKYIAMFLNPDSWSDLRRLDFDPLIYVNFQYPTYSGSGTGPLAGKYPRRLLPGATEVTVNPNAVAGLYSEVGATSDQDYVTKPLWFDMP
- the treF gene encoding alpha,alpha-trehalase TreF, translated to MRTKLFGWLLGFLSILPLAGRAQTETATPKTVPKPVAEAAAPATVPKPASPRQLFPGLFEAVQLGRIFRDGKTFVDAAPRQRPATILAAWQREKSKPGFQLKAFVETHFVLPTDSVATFRSNVQAGLRHQLDTLWTVLARPAAPPADPNDSLAAFRSLLPLPKPYIVPGGRFREMYYWDTYFTMLGLAEAGKGQLLHDLTDNFAFLISRYGFVPNGTRSYYLTRSQPPFFASMVNLIAKDQGNGMLLRYRAALEREYKYWMLGAEQLAPGTAAHRVVRLPSGAVLNRYWDESTQPREESYAEDVKAAKLSKQAPAKFYRNVRAAAASGWDFSSRWFQPGGGLATIQTTDLVPVDLNCLLYQMEQTLAEACRVAGQPVQARDYTAKATRRRAALLALCWDSKLGWFQDYNWAKRQRSAVRTLAGVYPLAFGLATPAQATRVAKELKGNFLRPGGLVTTLSKTGQQWDAPNGWAPLEYLAIEGLRRYQQLPLADTVARRWVGLNRRVFTQTGKLLEKYDVVNPNRPAGGGEYPLQDGFGWTNGVLLRLLEWYKLE